The proteins below are encoded in one region of Pleuronectes platessa chromosome 14, fPlePla1.1, whole genome shotgun sequence:
- the gtdc1 gene encoding glycosyltransferase-like domain-containing protein 1 isoform X1: protein MTCSTVQVLRAGLMESESSSPSILLVEPFYGGSHKQLIDLLNENIIDCCVFTLPAKKWHWRARTAALYFSQTIPPCPTYRVLFSSSVLNLCELVALRPDLARLKKILYFHENQLVYPVRKDQERDFQYGYNQVLSCLVADVVVFNSFFNMDSFLTSISSFMKKIPDHRPKDLEQLIRPKCVVLSFPLQFPDVSRLMPKHKLVREQQNSDEPQTHRIYFSNRSEDPHPATVEPDLEPVSDQDSGDQFKPLHIVWPHRWEHDKNPELFFSTLMRLKEKQLNFKLSVLGETFTDIPAIFSEARRQLDSHVVSWGFQSRKSDYLRVLCEADVVVSTAKHEFFGVAMLEAVHCGCFPLCPKALVYPEIFPAQYLYSTPEQLCKRLQELCRRPDLARRHVLKVDTSSFSWTRLKDRFEMLLQTQVPERSAGRSEAEVH, encoded by the exons ATGACGTGTAGCACCGTACAAGTCCTGCGAGCTGGACTCATGGAGTCAGAG AGCTCGTCTCCCAGCATCCTGCTGGTGGAGCCGTTCTATGGTGGATCTCACAAACAGCTGATCGATCTTTTGAATGAAAATATCATTGACTGCTGCGTCTTCACACTCCCCGCCAAGAAGTGGCACTGGAGGGCGAGAACAGCAGCACTGTACTTCAGCCAGACCATCCCCCCCTGTCCAACATACAG ggTTCTGTTCAGCAGCTCGGTCCTGAACCTgtgtgagctggtggctctcaGACCTGATCTGGCTCGACTGAAGAAGATCCTCTACTTCCATGAGAACCAGCTGGTTTATCCGGTCCGCAAAGACCAGGAGAGAGACTTCCAGTACGGATACAACCAGGTTCTGTCATG CCTGGTAGCAGACGTCGTCGTGTTCAACtcgttcttcaacatggattcCTTCCTGACGTCTATCTCCTCCTTCATGAAAAAGATTCCTGACCATCGACCCAAAGACCTCGAGCAGCTGATCCGTCCCAAGTGTGTGGTCCTGAGCTTCCCTCTTCAGTTTCCTGACGTCAGCAG ACTGATGCCCAAACACAAGCTGGTCCGTGAGCAGCAGAACAGTGATGAGCCTCAAACTCACAG GATTTATTTTTCCAACAGGTCTGAGGATCCACATCCGGCCACAGTGGAACCAGACCTGGAACCAGTTTCAGACCAGGACTCTGGAGACCAGTTCAAACCTCTGCACATCGTGTGGCCTCATCGATG ggaACATGATAAAAACCCAGAGCTGTTCTTCTCAACACTCATGAGACTGAAAGAGAAACAACTGAACTTCAAGCTGTCGGTGCTCGGAGAGACATTCACTGACAtcccag CCATCTTCTCTGAGGCTCGCCGTCAGCTGGACTCTCACGTGGTGTCGTGGGGCTTTCAGAGCAGGAAGTCAGATTACCTCAGAGTTCTGTGCGAGGCAGACGTGGTCGTCTCCACCGCCAAACACGAGTTCTTCGGCGTCGCCAT gTTGGAAGCTGTTCACTGcggatgttttcctctgtgtccgAAGGCTTTGGTGTATCCTGAGATATTTCCAG CACAGTATCTGTACTCCACACCTGAGCAGCTGTGCAAACGTCTGCAGGAACTCTGCAGGAGGCCCGACCTCGCCCGCAGACATGTCCTCAAG GTCgacacctcctccttctcctggaCGCGTCTGAAGGATCGTTTTGAGATGCTGCTGCAGACGCAggtccctgaacgcagcgcAGGCCGGTCTGAGGCTGAGGTCCATTAG
- the gtdc1 gene encoding glycosyltransferase-like domain-containing protein 1 isoform X3, which produces MFTRSSSPSILLVEPFYGGSHKQLIDLLNENIIDCCVFTLPAKKWHWRARTAALYFSQTIPPCPTYRVLFSSSVLNLCELVALRPDLARLKKILYFHENQLVYPVRKDQERDFQYGYNQVLSCLVADVVVFNSFFNMDSFLTSISSFMKKIPDHRPKDLEQLIRPKCVVLSFPLQFPDVSRLMPKHKLVREQQNSDEPQTHRIYFSNRSEDPHPATVEPDLEPVSDQDSGDQFKPLHIVWPHRWEHDKNPELFFSTLMRLKEKQLNFKLSVLGETFTDIPAIFSEARRQLDSHVVSWGFQSRKSDYLRVLCEADVVVSTAKHEFFGVAMLEAVHCGCFPLCPKALVYPEIFPAQYLYSTPEQLCKRLQELCRRPDLARRHVLKVDTSSFSWTRLKDRFEMLLQTQVPERSAGRSEAEVH; this is translated from the exons ATGTTTACACGT AGCTCGTCTCCCAGCATCCTGCTGGTGGAGCCGTTCTATGGTGGATCTCACAAACAGCTGATCGATCTTTTGAATGAAAATATCATTGACTGCTGCGTCTTCACACTCCCCGCCAAGAAGTGGCACTGGAGGGCGAGAACAGCAGCACTGTACTTCAGCCAGACCATCCCCCCCTGTCCAACATACAG ggTTCTGTTCAGCAGCTCGGTCCTGAACCTgtgtgagctggtggctctcaGACCTGATCTGGCTCGACTGAAGAAGATCCTCTACTTCCATGAGAACCAGCTGGTTTATCCGGTCCGCAAAGACCAGGAGAGAGACTTCCAGTACGGATACAACCAGGTTCTGTCATG CCTGGTAGCAGACGTCGTCGTGTTCAACtcgttcttcaacatggattcCTTCCTGACGTCTATCTCCTCCTTCATGAAAAAGATTCCTGACCATCGACCCAAAGACCTCGAGCAGCTGATCCGTCCCAAGTGTGTGGTCCTGAGCTTCCCTCTTCAGTTTCCTGACGTCAGCAG ACTGATGCCCAAACACAAGCTGGTCCGTGAGCAGCAGAACAGTGATGAGCCTCAAACTCACAG GATTTATTTTTCCAACAGGTCTGAGGATCCACATCCGGCCACAGTGGAACCAGACCTGGAACCAGTTTCAGACCAGGACTCTGGAGACCAGTTCAAACCTCTGCACATCGTGTGGCCTCATCGATG ggaACATGATAAAAACCCAGAGCTGTTCTTCTCAACACTCATGAGACTGAAAGAGAAACAACTGAACTTCAAGCTGTCGGTGCTCGGAGAGACATTCACTGACAtcccag CCATCTTCTCTGAGGCTCGCCGTCAGCTGGACTCTCACGTGGTGTCGTGGGGCTTTCAGAGCAGGAAGTCAGATTACCTCAGAGTTCTGTGCGAGGCAGACGTGGTCGTCTCCACCGCCAAACACGAGTTCTTCGGCGTCGCCAT gTTGGAAGCTGTTCACTGcggatgttttcctctgtgtccgAAGGCTTTGGTGTATCCTGAGATATTTCCAG CACAGTATCTGTACTCCACACCTGAGCAGCTGTGCAAACGTCTGCAGGAACTCTGCAGGAGGCCCGACCTCGCCCGCAGACATGTCCTCAAG GTCgacacctcctccttctcctggaCGCGTCTGAAGGATCGTTTTGAGATGCTGCTGCAGACGCAggtccctgaacgcagcgcAGGCCGGTCTGAGGCTGAGGTCCATTAG
- the gtdc1 gene encoding glycosyltransferase-like domain-containing protein 1 isoform X4: MSSSPSILLVEPFYGGSHKQLIDLLNENIIDCCVFTLPAKKWHWRARTAALYFSQTIPPCPTYRVLFSSSVLNLCELVALRPDLARLKKILYFHENQLVYPVRKDQERDFQYGYNQVLSCLVADVVVFNSFFNMDSFLTSISSFMKKIPDHRPKDLEQLIRPKCVVLSFPLQFPDVSRLMPKHKLVREQQNSDEPQTHRIYFSNRSEDPHPATVEPDLEPVSDQDSGDQFKPLHIVWPHRWEHDKNPELFFSTLMRLKEKQLNFKLSVLGETFTDIPAIFSEARRQLDSHVVSWGFQSRKSDYLRVLCEADVVVSTAKHEFFGVAMLEAVHCGCFPLCPKALVYPEIFPAQYLYSTPEQLCKRLQELCRRPDLARRHVLKVDTSSFSWTRLKDRFEMLLQTQVPERSAGRSEAEVH; this comes from the exons ATG AGCTCGTCTCCCAGCATCCTGCTGGTGGAGCCGTTCTATGGTGGATCTCACAAACAGCTGATCGATCTTTTGAATGAAAATATCATTGACTGCTGCGTCTTCACACTCCCCGCCAAGAAGTGGCACTGGAGGGCGAGAACAGCAGCACTGTACTTCAGCCAGACCATCCCCCCCTGTCCAACATACAG ggTTCTGTTCAGCAGCTCGGTCCTGAACCTgtgtgagctggtggctctcaGACCTGATCTGGCTCGACTGAAGAAGATCCTCTACTTCCATGAGAACCAGCTGGTTTATCCGGTCCGCAAAGACCAGGAGAGAGACTTCCAGTACGGATACAACCAGGTTCTGTCATG CCTGGTAGCAGACGTCGTCGTGTTCAACtcgttcttcaacatggattcCTTCCTGACGTCTATCTCCTCCTTCATGAAAAAGATTCCTGACCATCGACCCAAAGACCTCGAGCAGCTGATCCGTCCCAAGTGTGTGGTCCTGAGCTTCCCTCTTCAGTTTCCTGACGTCAGCAG ACTGATGCCCAAACACAAGCTGGTCCGTGAGCAGCAGAACAGTGATGAGCCTCAAACTCACAG GATTTATTTTTCCAACAGGTCTGAGGATCCACATCCGGCCACAGTGGAACCAGACCTGGAACCAGTTTCAGACCAGGACTCTGGAGACCAGTTCAAACCTCTGCACATCGTGTGGCCTCATCGATG ggaACATGATAAAAACCCAGAGCTGTTCTTCTCAACACTCATGAGACTGAAAGAGAAACAACTGAACTTCAAGCTGTCGGTGCTCGGAGAGACATTCACTGACAtcccag CCATCTTCTCTGAGGCTCGCCGTCAGCTGGACTCTCACGTGGTGTCGTGGGGCTTTCAGAGCAGGAAGTCAGATTACCTCAGAGTTCTGTGCGAGGCAGACGTGGTCGTCTCCACCGCCAAACACGAGTTCTTCGGCGTCGCCAT gTTGGAAGCTGTTCACTGcggatgttttcctctgtgtccgAAGGCTTTGGTGTATCCTGAGATATTTCCAG CACAGTATCTGTACTCCACACCTGAGCAGCTGTGCAAACGTCTGCAGGAACTCTGCAGGAGGCCCGACCTCGCCCGCAGACATGTCCTCAAG GTCgacacctcctccttctcctggaCGCGTCTGAAGGATCGTTTTGAGATGCTGCTGCAGACGCAggtccctgaacgcagcgcAGGCCGGTCTGAGGCTGAGGTCCATTAG
- the gtdc1 gene encoding glycosyltransferase-like domain-containing protein 1 isoform X2, whose translation MTCSTVQVLRAGLMESESSSPSILLVEPFYGGSHKQLIDLLNENIIDCCVFTLPAKKWHWRARTAALYFSQTIPPCPTYRVLFSSSVLNLCELVALRPDLARLKKILYFHENQLVYPVRKDQERDFQYGYNQVLSCLVADVVVFNSFFNMDSFLTSISSFMKKIPDHRPKDLEQLIRPKCVVLSFPLQFPDVSRLMPKHKLVREQQNSDEPQTHRSEDPHPATVEPDLEPVSDQDSGDQFKPLHIVWPHRWEHDKNPELFFSTLMRLKEKQLNFKLSVLGETFTDIPAIFSEARRQLDSHVVSWGFQSRKSDYLRVLCEADVVVSTAKHEFFGVAMLEAVHCGCFPLCPKALVYPEIFPAQYLYSTPEQLCKRLQELCRRPDLARRHVLKVDTSSFSWTRLKDRFEMLLQTQVPERSAGRSEAEVH comes from the exons ATGACGTGTAGCACCGTACAAGTCCTGCGAGCTGGACTCATGGAGTCAGAG AGCTCGTCTCCCAGCATCCTGCTGGTGGAGCCGTTCTATGGTGGATCTCACAAACAGCTGATCGATCTTTTGAATGAAAATATCATTGACTGCTGCGTCTTCACACTCCCCGCCAAGAAGTGGCACTGGAGGGCGAGAACAGCAGCACTGTACTTCAGCCAGACCATCCCCCCCTGTCCAACATACAG ggTTCTGTTCAGCAGCTCGGTCCTGAACCTgtgtgagctggtggctctcaGACCTGATCTGGCTCGACTGAAGAAGATCCTCTACTTCCATGAGAACCAGCTGGTTTATCCGGTCCGCAAAGACCAGGAGAGAGACTTCCAGTACGGATACAACCAGGTTCTGTCATG CCTGGTAGCAGACGTCGTCGTGTTCAACtcgttcttcaacatggattcCTTCCTGACGTCTATCTCCTCCTTCATGAAAAAGATTCCTGACCATCGACCCAAAGACCTCGAGCAGCTGATCCGTCCCAAGTGTGTGGTCCTGAGCTTCCCTCTTCAGTTTCCTGACGTCAGCAG ACTGATGCCCAAACACAAGCTGGTCCGTGAGCAGCAGAACAGTGATGAGCCTCAAACTCACAG GTCTGAGGATCCACATCCGGCCACAGTGGAACCAGACCTGGAACCAGTTTCAGACCAGGACTCTGGAGACCAGTTCAAACCTCTGCACATCGTGTGGCCTCATCGATG ggaACATGATAAAAACCCAGAGCTGTTCTTCTCAACACTCATGAGACTGAAAGAGAAACAACTGAACTTCAAGCTGTCGGTGCTCGGAGAGACATTCACTGACAtcccag CCATCTTCTCTGAGGCTCGCCGTCAGCTGGACTCTCACGTGGTGTCGTGGGGCTTTCAGAGCAGGAAGTCAGATTACCTCAGAGTTCTGTGCGAGGCAGACGTGGTCGTCTCCACCGCCAAACACGAGTTCTTCGGCGTCGCCAT gTTGGAAGCTGTTCACTGcggatgttttcctctgtgtccgAAGGCTTTGGTGTATCCTGAGATATTTCCAG CACAGTATCTGTACTCCACACCTGAGCAGCTGTGCAAACGTCTGCAGGAACTCTGCAGGAGGCCCGACCTCGCCCGCAGACATGTCCTCAAG GTCgacacctcctccttctcctggaCGCGTCTGAAGGATCGTTTTGAGATGCTGCTGCAGACGCAggtccctgaacgcagcgcAGGCCGGTCTGAGGCTGAGGTCCATTAG